The following are encoded in a window of Dictyostelium discoideum AX4 chromosome 6 chromosome, whole genome shotgun sequence genomic DNA:
- the ponA gene encoding actin binding protein, producing MLVLRNLLALVTLALLFTLSSAQYTLSVSNSASGSKCTTAVSAKLNACNTGCLNSFNIVESSNGKGLVFKTFINAACSGEYESLSQFTCAANQKIPTTSYIVSCNSTPSSNSTTDSDSSSGSTVMIGLASSLLFAFATLLALF from the coding sequence atgttagTCTTAAGAAATTTATTAGCTTTAGTAACCCTTGCTTTATTATTCACTTTATCAAGTGCTCAATACACTTTATCCGTTTCAAATTCAGCCTCAGGTTCAAAATGTACAACTGCCGTCTCTGCTAAATTAAATGCATGTAATACTGGttgtttaaattcatttaatattgTTGAATCATCAAATGGTAAAGGTTTAGTTTTCAAAACCTTTATCAATGCTGCATGTTCTGGTGAATATGAATCATTATCACAATTCACTTGTGCTGCTAACCAAAAAATCCCAACAACCTCTTACATTGTTTCTTGCAATTCAACACCAAgctcaaattcaacaactgATTCCGATTCCTCAAGTGGTTCAACTGTCATGATTGGTTTAGCTTCAAGCTTATTATTTGCTTTTGCCACCTTGTTAgctttattttaa
- the ponE gene encoding ponticulin-related protein: MQTFKKLILILLLLALFVFSNGQYTFNVLNKAPGSKCENGTMAELNTCSKDCLTSFLILKSIDKKSLTFTTFNNNQCNGDYNTQTTFDCKPTPQNISQTQYFISCEEQTSKPTSSPIHSNSTIKSTSTTTTSTPLPHKDTPHHSASSSSIVVRLTPIFFIAFASLIFLFGF; the protein is encoded by the coding sequence atgcaaacttttaaaaaattaatattaattttgttattattagctttatttgttttttcaaatgGTCAATATACatttaatgttttaaataaagctCCAGGATCTAAATGTGAAAATGGTACAATGGCAGAATTAAATACTTGTAGTAAAGATTGTTTAACATCattcttaattttaaaatcaattgataagaAATCATTAACATTTacaacttttaataataatcaatgtAATGGTGATTATAATACTCAAACAACTTTTGATTGTAAACCAACTCCTCAAAATATTTCTCAAACTCAATACTTTATTTCATGTGAAGAACAAACCTCTAAACCTACTAGTTCTCCAATTCATTccaattcaacaattaaatccacttctaccactactacctcCACTCCTCTTCCTCACAAAGATACTCCACATCACTCTGCTAGTAGTTCCTCTATTGTAGTTAGATTaacaccaattttttttattgcatTTGCTtctcttatttttttatttggtttctaa